The sequence below is a genomic window from Halococcus salsus.
CCCCACGTCGCGCTCATGCCCTACGCGGGCGACATCGAGAAAGCCGTCGAGATCCACAACGACACCGAGTACGGGCTGGCGGGGGCGATCATCTCGGAGGACTACCGCGAGATCAACTACTTCCGCGACAACGCCGAGATCGGGCTGGCCTACGGCAACCTCCCGTGTATCGGCGCGGAGATCCAGCTCCCGTTCGGCGGCGTGAAGAAGTCCGGCAACGGCTATCCCAGCGCGCGGGAGGTCATCGAGGCCGTCACCGAGCGCACCGCGTGGACGCTCAACAACGCCGACGGGATCGAGATGGCCCAGGGACTCTCGGCGGACATCCTGACCGACGACGACTGAGTCACACGGGGCTGGAGAGCAGTTCTCGAAAACGGAGCACGAAAGGGGGGGGACGAGGAGCGAGTGGACGAGGGTGGGGTGCGGTGGGCGCTTTGTGCCGGCATGTGACGAGAAAAGCGTCACGTTCCGGCGGTTTTCCCTACCGTCGTCCGCGGGATAAATGGTTCGCTTCGGAACCGGCGGCCCGGTCTCAGACCTCGATCTCGCTCTCGCGCCGGATCGCGGCTTCGAGGTTGTCGAGTTCGCCGTCGAGGTTGCGCTCGAAGAACCGCTCGACGCCGGGGAGCTTCCCCTCAACGGTGAAACGGTTCGTGAGCCGGGTGCCCTCGCCGACGGCTTCGAGGTCGTGTTCGCCGACGACACGCATCACCCGTGACCGCCCGACGAACTCGACGTGGCTCGGCGGGTCGCGCTCGGTGTCCTCGGTTTCGACGGTGATGGTCCGGTTGACGAGCGGCAGCGGCAGCGAGAGGTGCCAAGTGGCGCGGGTGTCGTCGTGCACCTCGAAGGAGTCCACGACGCTGATCGGGCGGGCGCGTTTCCCTGGATCGGCGATGAACTCCCAGACGCGTTCCGGCGGGGCGGCTATCTCGAAGGTGCGTTCGACACGAACAGTCATAGCACGGATAGTGGGTCGCGGGGTAAAAGTCCGCCGAAGACGGCGATGAGAACCGAAGCGGTAGAATCCGGACTACCCGAGGGTGACACGCCAGGTGGTCGACTTCGCCCGGCTCCACTTCTCGATGTCGATGTCCTCGGATTCCTCGGCGAGCCGGGGGAGGCGGACCCCGACCTGCTTGGCGGTGAGGCCGAGCTGGTCGGCGATCTGCTTCGAGCGGAAGTACCGGTCGCCCCGCGAGACGCTGTCGTAGAGATAGGCGAGGATCCGCCGGTCCTCGTCGGTGTAGGTGGTCATTACCCTCGATACGGGCGTGATCGTCTTAACGCTTTTCGACGGGCTTATCGCGCGAGATGGACCGCGCCGACCGCGAGCGAGCCGGCGATCATCGCCGCGGCGAACCCCCAGCTGGCGAGGATCTGGTTCTCGGTGAGCCCGGCGACGAACGCGACGACCGCGCCCGCGATCCCGACCACGACGAACAGCACCGTCAGTCCGACCCCGCGGTCGGTCGTGACGCTTTCGGTAGCCATGGCGGCGCTATCACCGGCGGGGACTTAGGTCGTTCCATCGCAAGGGGTATTCGCGTCCCATCCCGAGGGCAAACCATCTAGATGGGTCGTTTCACCCGGTTGCTGGTCGGCCTCCTCGTGCTCGCAGCCCTCCTCGCGGTCGCCCTCGGTGTGGTCGCGGTCGCCTTCGACCGGCCGTCGATAGTCGACAGCGAGAGCCGTATCGTCGGCGTCAACGCCACGACAACGGTGGTCGAGACCGACCTCACGGTCTCGAACCCCAACCCGGTCGCGGTCCGACTCGGCGACGCCACGGTCGCCACGAACGTCGCCATGAACGGTATCGAGGTGGGAACCGGCACCAAACACGGGATCCGGCTCGACCGGGGAACCACGGACGTCAGCCTCACGACGGTCGTCGACAACCGGAGGATCCCCGACTGGTGGGTCACTCACGTCCGGAACGGCGAACGCACGCGCGTCACCACCACGGCGAACGTCACGCTACCCGTGATCGGGCGAACCGCGACGCTCACGGAGACGACGACGACGCGGACCTCCATCACCGACCGACTGAACTCGAGCGCGCCGCGTCCGATAAACGCGAGCCTGCCCCTGGTCTCGGACCCGATCCTCGTCGTCGAGCGGACCCGCGCGTCGTGGGGCGACGTCACCGCCGAGACCACGCCGCTCGAACTTCGGACTCGACTTCGCAACCCGACGTCGGTCCCGCTCTCGATCACCCGGCTGGACTACACGGTCACGATGAACGGCATCACGGTCGGCAACGGCACGACGGGCACGGCGACCACCGTCCCCGCCGGCGGACAGGGCAGTCTCCGGGCCGAGACCGACATCCGGAACGAGCGGCTCGACGACTGGTGGGTCACGCACGTCCAGCGCGGCCAGCACACCGACCTCCGGATCTCGTTCACCGCGGTGCTCTCGCTGCCGGGTGGCGAGACCGTCCGGGTCCCGCTCGACGGCCTCGAGTACACGACGGCGGTCGACACCGACGTGCTGGCGAACGACAGCACCGCCCGAACGCGACTCGGGGGCCTCCCGAGCCACGAGGATAAACACGCATCTGCGGTGAGCCCCAACCCCGGTCGATGAAGCCGCTCGCCGCCGTCCTCCTCGGACTGCTCGTCGTGCTCGCGGGCTGTTCACAGCTCGCCGGGCCGGTCGACGAGACCGCGACGCCCGCGGGCCCCATCGAGGGCACCGCCGCACCGCCGAACGGCAGCCAGCCCGCGGCCGCCACCGAGACCCGAGTGCCGACCACGGAAGCGCCGACCGCAACGCGAACCGCGACGGCAACAGCGACGGCGACGGCGACCGCGACGCGAACCGCAACAGCGACACGAACGCCGACGGTGACGGCGACACAGACCCCGATGCCGACGGTAACGCGAACCGTCACGGCTACCACGAGACCGACGACGGATCTTCCGTCGGCGACACGGACCCCGTCGCGACCCCCGACGGCGACCGCAGCGGGGAACGGGTCGGGATCGAGGGCGCTGGCGCTCGTCTCGGTCGACGCCGCGAACGAGACCGCCGTGCTCCGCAACACGGGCCAGCGGCGGCTGAACCTCGACGGCTACGCCGTGGACTTCGACGACGGCCAGCGCTACGCCCTGCCGCCGTACTCCCTCGGGTCGGGAGCGACCGTCATGGTCCACACCGGCCGGGGCGACGACACCCGCGGCGACCTCTACGCCGGCTTTCTCTATCCGGTGATCAACGACGGCGGCGACACGGTGCTGGTCGAGGCTCCGAACGGACGGATCGTCGCCGCCGAACGGGTGGGCGGAAACTGACGGATATCGGAGGTCGGCGGGCTTCGAAAATCGTCTGGCTCGTCCGACCCGTTACGTGATCGTCGTGTGGGCCGACTCCTCGTTGAGCGCGAGGTTCGTCGCGATCTCGGCGTTGCGGACGGCGTACTGGGCCGTTTGAGCGAGGCTGACGAGCACGTCGCGCACCCGCAGGAGCGCCTCGTTGTCCATCTCGGGGAGGTCGGTGAGGATCTCGCCCTCGACGTCGTTGATCTCGGCGAAGCGTTCACGCACCGTGAGCGTGAGCTCGAAGTCCCGTTCGACCGCCGCCCGGACCGCGAGTTCGGAGATCTCGTCGACCTGGCCGGTGAACTCCCGGATCCGTCGCATCGTCGGGTCGTCGACTTCGAGGGTGTGGTCGGGAGCTTCGAGCGCGATCTCGGCGATGTCCTCGGCGTTGTCGGCGGTGAGTTCGAGGTTCTTCGCGATCGAACGGTAGCCGATGAGCGGGAAGCCGTCGTCGAGCCCGACCGAGCGGGCGAGGTTCGGGTTCTGGTAGGCGGTGAAGATCAGCCGGAGGAGGAGGACGAATATCTTGTTGGCCTGGCGCTCGCGGTTGAGCGCGCGCTCGGCGAAGTCGGGGTTGCCGAGCGCCAGCGCCTGGATCGCCTCGTCGCGCATCGTCGCGCCCGTGGATTCGAGTCGCTCCAGAAGGTTGTCGAGCGTGAAGTCCTCGGCGTCGACCGAACACCGGATCGCGATCCGTTCCGGGGTCTCCTCGATCACGCCGAGACCCATCAGTTGGGTTTCGGCGTTGTAGACCGCGTTGATGTGCTCGGAATCGAGGCTCCCCTCGGCGACCTCGACGTGGATCACCCGTCGGCCGAGGACGTACTGGGCGACGATAGCGCGCTCGACCGCGGTCGCGTCCATGTTCTCGGCGTGGATCGTCGCCTGGGACTCCTCGGCCTCGGCCGATTCGGGCAGTACCGTCAGGGTGCCTTTCCCCCCGGTGCGGAGCGACACCTCGTCGCCCTTCTCGACGCTGTGAGCGCGGGCCCACTCCGCTGGGAGGGTCATCGCCAGCGTCGACGGCCCCAACCGCTGAACCTTTCGTGTCTCTACCATGCCTCCCCTACCGTTCCCATACACCTTAATCCTCACTGTACTTCTTTAGAGATCGTAGAGTTCGTACTAGCGATACCGACGGACCGCCGAGGGGACCTATCGGTTCGTCCGAAGCCGAACCGGGGAACTCGAGGTCGAAGGGGACGGGGCGATCCCGTCGTTCGTCAACCGACGATCGTCACGGGGATCGAGGCACTTCGGGCGATCGCCTCGGCGACGCTCCCGAGCAGGAGGCGTGTCGCGCCCGACCGGCCGTGGCTGCCGACCACGATGTGGTCGATGTCGTGTTCGTCCGCGTAGCCGACGACGGTCTCGCTCGGGACGCCGTCCTCGACGACGGTGGTGACGTCGACCCCCCGCTCGTCGGCCATCTCGGTCGCCGCCGCCTCGACCGACTCGCTCTTCTCGATCGCCTCGTCGTGCCAGCGCTTGCCGAGACCCCCCTCGGCCGAATCGTAGCCCCACTCGGCGGGGTCGAGAACGTGGATCACGGTGATCTCGTCGTTCGGGTACTCGGCGAGCGCGTGGTCGAGCGCACTGCGTGCCTGCCTCGAATCGTCGAACGGTACGAGAACACGTTTCGTCATGTGGGGTGTTTCACAGCCGCATGGAAGAACCTGCCGCCCGGCTGTGATCTACCGAACCAGCGAGAGGAGTTCGCACGCGAGCACGGTCTCGCCGTCGGCTTTCTCGACGGTGATCCCGTAGCGGATCGTGCCGTTCGCGCGCGGGTGCTCGCGCTTGGCTTTTTCGAGCACCTCGACCGTGACGTGGATCGTATCGCCGATGTAGGTGGGGGCGGTGAAGCGCAGCGAATCGACCCCGTAGAAGGCGATGACGTCGTCGCGTTCGTCCGGGCTCCGGGACTGCCAGAGCAGCCCCGTCATCGCCGAGAAGACGAACGCGCCGTGGACGATCCGCTCGCCGTACTCGGTCCCCGCCATCCGCTCGGCGTCGGTGTGGTGGTGGTTGAAGTCGCCGCTCACGCCCGCGAAGTTCGTCACGTCGGCTTCCGTGACCGTCCGCCGGGCCGTCTCGTAGGTGTCGCCGACCGAGAGCGACTCGAAGGTCGTCACTCGGACCCCCGGAACAGCCGATAGCTCGTCCGGCCGACAGCGACGTCCTTTCGCTCGCCGTTCGGCGCGGTGCTGGAGACCGTGGCGTCGGTGACGCCCATCGACCCGCCGGCACGGAGCACCTCAGCCTCGACGGTGAGGTCGTCCGTGGCCGGCCGGAGATACGAGACGTCGAGGTCGGTGGTCGTGAGCTGCGCCGCCGCGGGGTCCTCGAAGGTCGAACGGAGCGCGAAGCCGCTCGCGGTGTCGACGAGGGTGGCGGTGACGCCGCCGTGGACGTTGCCCTCACCACCGGCCACGAGGTTCGCGAACTTCTCGTCGTAGGGCACGCGGAGCACCACCCGGCCGTCCTCGACCGCGTCGAGTTCGATCCCGAGCCACGAGAAGAGGCCGTGTTCGTCGACGACCGACTCGAACCCGGCCCGCTGGTCCGCCGAGAGCTCGGTCATCGTCCCTCGACCGGTTCGCCGCCCTCGTCGTACTCGTAGAAGCCCGCACCCGCCTCGACGCCGGTGTGGCCGTCCTCGACGAGTTCCCGGAGGGAGTCGGCGGGTTTGAAGCGCTCCTCGCCGGTCTCCTCGTGGAGGGCTTCGAGTTTGTCGAGTATCGCGTCGAGTCCTTCGCGGTCGGCCCGGCGACACGGGCCCTCGGAGAAGCCCGCGCCGAGGCGCATCCCGGTGTCGACCGCGTCGGGCGTCGCCACGTCGTTCCCGACGAGCTTCGCGGCCTCGTTCACCATCCGGGCCTCCACTCGAAGCGTGTCGAACCCCTCGCCGTCGCCTTCCTCGTAGTCCGGGCCGTCGCCGTCCTCGTAGTCGTAGTAACCTTTCCCCGTCTTGCGACCGAGGTCGCCGGCTTCGACCTTCGCCTCGATGAACGGCGGGTTGGTGATACCCGCCTCCTCACGGACCGAGTAGCCGATGTCGATCCCGGTGAGGTCGGCGAGCTCGAACGGCCCCATCGGATACCCACGTCGATGGACCATCGCCGCGTCGGCCTCCCGCACCGTGGCCTCGTCGTTCGAGACCATCCACGCGGGTTCGGTCATGAACGGGCCGAGCACGCTGTTGACCACGAAGCCCTGGACGTCCTTCCGGACGTAGATCGGGGTCTTGCCGAGCGACTCCGCGAATCCGTAGGCGGTCTCGGCGGTCTCGTCCGAGGTTCGCTCGCCGTAGATGACTTCGACCAGTCCCATCTTCACCGGGGGGTTGAAGAAGTGGGTCCCGACGACCTGCTCCTCCCGATCCGTGGCGCTCGCGATCTCGGTGATCGAGAGCGAGGAGGTGTTCGAGGCGAGGACCGCGTGCTCGGGCGCGAGCTCGTCGAGTTCGCTGTAGATCTCCTTTTTGAGCGCCATCCGTTCCGGCGCGACCTCGATCACGAGGTCCGCGTCGCCGACCGCGGTTTCGAGGTCGGTGGTGGTCTCGATCCGCGAGAGGATCCCCTCAGGATCGTCGATTTTCCCCCCGTCGGCGAGTTTCCCGAGGCTCCACTCGATGTTCTCGTAGCCCGACTCGACGAACTCGTCTTCGATGTCGCGCATCACCACGTCGTAGCCGCCCATCGCGACTACCTCGGTGATGCCGTGACCCATGTTGCCCGCGCCGAGCACCGCCACTCGGTCGATGTCGCCGGTTTCCATACGTAACCGTCTCCCCCGATGTAGTTAACGACGGTGATCGTTTCGTCCGGCCCGTCCCACGACG
It includes:
- a CDS encoding CoxG family protein — translated: MTVRVERTFEIAAPPERVWEFIADPGKRARPISVVDSFEVHDDTRATWHLSLPLPLVNRTITVETEDTERDPPSHVEFVGRSRVMRVVGEHDLEAVGEGTRLTNRFTVEGKLPGVERFFERNLDGELDNLEAAIRRESEIEV
- a CDS encoding DUF7123 family protein, giving the protein MTTYTDEDRRILAYLYDSVSRGDRYFRSKQIADQLGLTAKQVGVRLPRLAEESEDIDIEKWSRAKSTTWRVTLG
- a CDS encoding DUF7525 family protein, producing the protein MATESVTTDRGVGLTVLFVVVGIAGAVVAFVAGLTENQILASWGFAAAMIAGSLAVGAVHLAR
- a CDS encoding LEA type 2 family protein: MGRFTRLLVGLLVLAALLAVALGVVAVAFDRPSIVDSESRIVGVNATTTVVETDLTVSNPNPVAVRLGDATVATNVAMNGIEVGTGTKHGIRLDRGTTDVSLTTVVDNRRIPDWWVTHVRNGERTRVTTTANVTLPVIGRTATLTETTTTRTSITDRLNSSAPRPINASLPLVSDPILVVERTRASWGDVTAETTPLELRTRLRNPTSVPLSITRLDYTVTMNGITVGNGTTGTATTVPAGGQGSLRAETDIRNERLDDWWVTHVQRGQHTDLRISFTAVLSLPGGETVRVPLDGLEYTTAVDTDVLANDSTARTRLGGLPSHEDKHASAVSPNPGR
- a CDS encoding lamin tail domain-containing protein, with amino-acid sequence MKPLAAVLLGLLVVLAGCSQLAGPVDETATPAGPIEGTAAPPNGSQPAAATETRVPTTEAPTATRTATATATATATATRTATATRTPTVTATQTPMPTVTRTVTATTRPTTDLPSATRTPSRPPTATAAGNGSGSRALALVSVDAANETAVLRNTGQRRLNLDGYAVDFDDGQRYALPPYSLGSGATVMVHTGRGDDTRGDLYAGFLYPVINDGGDTVLVEAPNGRIVAAERVGGN
- a CDS encoding phosphate uptake regulator PhoU, whose product is MVETRKVQRLGPSTLAMTLPAEWARAHSVEKGDEVSLRTGGKGTLTVLPESAEAEESQATIHAENMDATAVERAIVAQYVLGRRVIHVEVAEGSLDSEHINAVYNAETQLMGLGVIEETPERIAIRCSVDAEDFTLDNLLERLESTGATMRDEAIQALALGNPDFAERALNRERQANKIFVLLLRLIFTAYQNPNLARSVGLDDGFPLIGYRSIAKNLELTADNAEDIAEIALEAPDHTLEVDDPTMRRIREFTGQVDEISELAVRAAVERDFELTLTVRERFAEINDVEGEILTDLPEMDNEALLRVRDVLVSLAQTAQYAVRNAEIATNLALNEESAHTTIT
- a CDS encoding universal stress protein; this encodes MTKRVLVPFDDSRQARSALDHALAEYPNDEITVIHVLDPAEWGYDSAEGGLGKRWHDEAIEKSESVEAAATEMADERGVDVTTVVEDGVPSETVVGYADEHDIDHIVVGSHGRSGATRLLLGSVAEAIARSASIPVTIVG
- a CDS encoding MaoC/PaaZ C-terminal domain-containing protein, whose protein sequence is MTTFESLSVGDTYETARRTVTEADVTNFAGVSGDFNHHHTDAERMAGTEYGERIVHGAFVFSAMTGLLWQSRSPDERDDVIAFYGVDSLRFTAPTYIGDTIHVTVEVLEKAKREHPRANGTIRYGITVEKADGETVLACELLSLVR
- a CDS encoding PaaI family thioesterase, with the translated sequence MTELSADQRAGFESVVDEHGLFSWLGIELDAVEDGRVVLRVPYDEKFANLVAGGEGNVHGGVTATLVDTASGFALRSTFEDPAAAQLTTTDLDVSYLRPATDDLTVEAEVLRAGGSMGVTDATVSSTAPNGERKDVAVGRTSYRLFRGSE
- a CDS encoding 3-hydroxyacyl-CoA dehydrogenase; its protein translation is METGDIDRVAVLGAGNMGHGITEVVAMGGYDVVMRDIEDEFVESGYENIEWSLGKLADGGKIDDPEGILSRIETTTDLETAVGDADLVIEVAPERMALKKEIYSELDELAPEHAVLASNTSSLSITEIASATDREEQVVGTHFFNPPVKMGLVEVIYGERTSDETAETAYGFAESLGKTPIYVRKDVQGFVVNSVLGPFMTEPAWMVSNDEATVREADAAMVHRRGYPMGPFELADLTGIDIGYSVREEAGITNPPFIEAKVEAGDLGRKTGKGYYDYEDGDGPDYEEGDGEGFDTLRVEARMVNEAAKLVGNDVATPDAVDTGMRLGAGFSEGPCRRADREGLDAILDKLEALHEETGEERFKPADSLRELVEDGHTGVEAGAGFYEYDEGGEPVEGR